A genomic window from Caballeronia sp. SBC1 includes:
- a CDS encoding sensor histidine kinase, translating to MGSPASPERSAPALRELSRASADLPEADPDASRDARYANPFAPPDELEPDGEPAPRSLFGEILDWMLAPLLLLWPMSIAVTYLVAKSIANGPFDRALETDAYVLARQIAPVNGVAELRLPNATRDFLRADNVDSVFFQVLGTRGELVGGDADMPLPHDDDRPQPGIVEFRDDVLRGNDIRVAYTTVEAPTLAHPVLVQVAETLDKRSQLANDIIKGVILPQFVILPLAIVLVWFGLSRGLAPLHALQANIRARRPDDLSPLEASRAPPEIAPLVASFNDLLNRLEQNMQLQKRFIADAAHQMKTPLAGLRTQAELALRQDVSAEVQRSLEQIATSSEHAARLVTQLLALARAENRMSGQIFSRVELTDLARLAVRDWVQAALAKRMDIGYEEPPHPVEVEGNAVMLREMLSNLIDNAIRYTPPGGRITVRVRTNESDTRHVFLDVEDTGLGIPEAERTRVVERFYRILGREGDGSGLGLAIVREIVTMHGGTFDIDDHVYSEAPRQAGTLVRVGLQRVYPARDKP from the coding sequence CGGGGAGCCCGCGCCGCGTTCGCTATTCGGCGAAATCCTGGACTGGATGCTCGCGCCGCTGCTACTGCTGTGGCCAATGAGCATTGCGGTCACGTATCTCGTCGCCAAGTCGATTGCCAATGGGCCGTTCGACCGCGCGCTGGAGACGGATGCGTACGTGCTCGCGCGGCAGATCGCGCCAGTGAACGGCGTCGCGGAATTACGCCTGCCGAACGCCACGCGCGACTTCCTGCGCGCGGATAACGTGGACAGCGTGTTTTTCCAGGTGCTGGGCACGCGCGGCGAGCTGGTAGGCGGCGACGCCGATATGCCCCTGCCTCACGACGATGACCGGCCGCAGCCCGGCATCGTGGAATTTCGTGACGATGTGCTGCGAGGCAACGACATTCGCGTCGCTTATACGACGGTGGAAGCGCCAACGCTCGCTCATCCGGTGCTGGTCCAGGTGGCCGAAACGCTCGATAAACGCAGCCAGTTAGCCAACGACATCATCAAGGGCGTGATCCTGCCGCAGTTCGTGATCTTGCCGCTGGCTATCGTTCTTGTCTGGTTCGGGTTGTCGCGCGGGCTCGCGCCGCTGCACGCGCTGCAAGCGAATATTCGCGCCCGTCGTCCCGACGATCTCTCACCGCTCGAAGCCAGCCGCGCGCCGCCGGAAATCGCGCCGTTGGTGGCGTCGTTCAACGATCTGCTCAACCGGCTCGAGCAGAACATGCAGTTGCAGAAGCGGTTTATAGCGGACGCCGCGCATCAGATGAAAACGCCGCTTGCGGGCTTGAGGACGCAGGCAGAGCTTGCGTTGCGGCAGGATGTATCGGCGGAAGTGCAGCGCTCGCTTGAACAGATAGCGACGAGTTCCGAGCACGCGGCGCGGCTCGTGACGCAACTGCTCGCGCTGGCTCGAGCGGAGAACCGGATGTCGGGGCAAATTTTCTCGCGCGTGGAGTTGACCGATCTCGCGCGGCTCGCTGTCCGCGACTGGGTGCAGGCGGCGTTGGCCAAACGGATGGACATTGGTTATGAGGAGCCGCCACATCCGGTCGAGGTTGAAGGCAACGCGGTGATGTTGCGCGAAATGCTGTCGAATCTTATCGATAACGCCATTCGCTACACCCCGCCCGGAGGCCGAATCACGGTCCGCGTGCGCACTAACGAGTCCGACACGCGGCACGTCTTTCTCGACGTGGAGGACACGGGGCTAGGCATTCCTGAAGCGGAACGTACGCGCGTGGTGGAGCGGTTCTATCGCATTCTTGGACGTGAGGGCGATGGCAGCGGACTGGGTCTTGCCATCGTCCGGGAGATCGTAACGATGCACGGCGGCACGTTCGATATAGACGATCACGTGTACAGCGAAGCGCCGCGACAAGCCGGAACGCTTGTCCGGGTGGGCTTGCAACGGGTTTATCCTGCCCGGGACAAACCCTGA
- a CDS encoding DUF6429 family protein — translation MNINTDAIDEVSLALLYLTLHDRYRAWKGFDWDVLNRLHERGFIEDPVNKTKSVIFTEEGLLESERLFNQHFVIPERTGD, via the coding sequence ATGAATATCAATACAGACGCAATTGATGAAGTTTCCCTTGCGCTTCTCTACCTGACCCTGCATGACCGATACCGCGCATGGAAGGGCTTCGACTGGGATGTGCTGAATCGACTCCATGAACGAGGCTTCATCGAAGACCCTGTCAACAAGACGAAGTCCGTGATTTTTACGGAAGAAGGACTGCTCGAGTCCGAGCGACTTTTTAACCAGCACTTCGTCATTCCGGAAAGAACAGGGGATTGA
- a CDS encoding alpha/beta fold hydrolase, which produces MKLLDGVDPSQFFGLPAPDIATLDDGLQVPFVQTGHEHHEVMLFVHGSLCDFRYWKPQLGPLAKQYRCVAPSLSHYWPSGVLGFGAMAGGSRQFSWDAHVDELGRFIERLGVGPVHVVGHSRGGCVAFHLAVRYPELVKSLVLADPGGAVARAGDDGRARTVLPAPVNALRAKAAQLIGSGEVDAGLGLFVDSVSRPGFWARSPKEFKAMALDNASTLALQFRDPLPAYDAHAAGRVQCPTLLIDGEKSPRMFRDAVGALEGWIEGAQRVTIEGASHGMNVTHAGGFNRVIAGR; this is translated from the coding sequence ATGAAGCTGTTGGACGGGGTGGATCCTTCGCAATTTTTTGGCCTGCCAGCGCCGGATATCGCCACGCTCGATGATGGCTTGCAAGTTCCCTTTGTACAGACTGGGCATGAGCATCACGAGGTGATGCTGTTCGTGCATGGGTCGCTTTGTGACTTTCGATACTGGAAGCCGCAGTTAGGGCCGCTTGCCAAGCAGTATCGATGTGTGGCGCCCAGTCTTTCGCATTATTGGCCTTCGGGGGTGCTGGGGTTTGGTGCGATGGCCGGTGGATCAAGGCAGTTTAGCTGGGACGCGCATGTTGATGAGTTGGGGCGGTTCATCGAGCGGTTGGGCGTTGGGCCGGTTCATGTTGTCGGGCACTCGCGGGGTGGGTGTGTTGCGTTTCATCTGGCTGTGAGATACCCGGAGTTGGTGAAGTCGTTGGTGCTTGCTGATCCGGGTGGGGCGGTGGCTAGGGCCGGCGATGATGGAAGAGCGCGGACGGTGCTGCCCGCGCCGGTTAATGCGCTGCGGGCGAAGGCTGCGCAGTTGATTGGCAGCGGGGAGGTTGATGCTGGGTTAGGGCTTTTTGTCGATTCGGTGAGCCGCCCTGGGTTCTGGGCGAGGAGTCCGAAAGAGTTCAAGGCAATGGCGTTGGATAACGCGAGTACGCTGGCGCTGCAGTTTCGTGATCCGTTGCCTGCGTACGATGCGCATGCTGCGGGGAGGGTGCAATGCCCTACGCTGCTAATTGATGGGGAGAAGAGCCCGCGGATGTTTCGCGATGCGGTGGGGGCGTTGGAAGGGTGGATTGAAGGAGCGCAGAGAGTGACGATCGAAGGCGCTTCGCATGGGATGAATGTCACGCATGCGGGGGGCTTCAATCGCGTCATTGCCGGCCGGTAG
- a CDS encoding IS630 family transposase, whose translation MSGRPKGELVLSELEREGLQALTMRRKTAQALALRARIVLACADGMDNKTVAAKQRVTQQTVSKWRARFVIHRLDGLLDAPRPGAPRTIDDARVDALIAKTLESVPVGATHWSTRTMAREMKLSQTAVTRIWRAFGLQPHRQETFKLSTDPMFVDKVRDIVGLYLDPPLKAMVLCVDEKSQIQALDRTQPMLPLAPGIAERRTHDYMRHGTTTLFAALDIATGEVIGEVHRRHRSSEFVRFLRTIEASVPSHLDVHLVMDNYGTHKTSSIKAWFARHPRFHVHFTPTSASWLNQVERWFAALTEKYLRRGTHRSTRQLEDAIRHYLDVYNANPKPFVWSKSADEILASLERFCLRVRKAAAGAS comes from the coding sequence ATGAGCGGACGGCCCAAAGGCGAGCTCGTGCTGAGCGAATTGGAGCGCGAAGGACTGCAAGCGCTGACGATGCGACGCAAGACCGCGCAGGCCTTGGCATTGCGGGCGCGCATCGTGTTGGCCTGTGCCGATGGCATGGACAACAAGACGGTTGCAGCGAAACAGCGGGTCACTCAGCAAACGGTTTCGAAGTGGCGTGCACGGTTCGTGATCCATCGTCTGGACGGACTGCTCGATGCACCACGTCCCGGCGCGCCGAGGACGATTGATGACGCGCGCGTCGATGCGCTCATCGCGAAGACGCTCGAGTCCGTGCCTGTCGGAGCGACTCACTGGAGTACGCGGACGATGGCTCGCGAGATGAAACTGTCGCAGACAGCGGTCACGCGGATCTGGCGTGCTTTTGGTTTGCAGCCGCATCGGCAGGAAACGTTCAAGCTCTCCACCGATCCAATGTTCGTCGACAAGGTACGAGATATCGTCGGGCTTTACCTGGACCCGCCGCTCAAGGCCATGGTGCTGTGCGTGGACGAGAAAAGCCAGATTCAGGCGCTCGATCGCACGCAACCGATGTTGCCATTGGCACCCGGCATCGCTGAGCGACGCACCCACGATTACATGCGTCACGGCACAACCACCCTGTTCGCGGCGCTGGACATCGCTACCGGGGAAGTGATCGGCGAGGTACATCGGCGCCATCGCAGCAGCGAATTCGTGCGTTTTCTGCGCACCATCGAAGCCAGCGTGCCTTCTCACCTGGATGTGCATCTGGTGATGGACAACTATGGCACGCACAAAACCTCCTCGATCAAAGCCTGGTTCGCTCGTCATCCCCGCTTCCATGTTCACTTCACACCCACTTCGGCGTCGTGGCTTAACCAGGTCGAACGATGGTTTGCCGCGCTCACTGAAAAATACCTTCGACGCGGTACGCATCGGTCAACACGTCAACTCGAAGACGCGATCCGTCATTATCTGGATGTCTATAACGCGAACCCCAAACCGTTCGTCTGGAGCAAGTCGGCCGATGAGATCCTGGCCAGCCTCGAACGGTTCTGTTTGCGGGTCCGCAAGGCTGCGGCAGGAGCATCATGA
- a CDS encoding MFS transporter: MATVEGRISHAPMTSEERRVIFASSLGTVFEWYDFYLAGSLAIYISRTFFSGVNPTAAFIFTLLGFAAGFAVRPFGAIVFGRLGDMVGRKYTFLVTIVIMGLSTFVVGLLPGYGTIGIAAPVLFIAMRLLQGLALGGEYGGAATYVAEHAPANKRGAWTAWIQTTATLGLFISLLVILIVRTSVGEETFGAWGWRVPFLVSIVLLGVSVWIRLKLHESPVFERIKAEGKTSKAPLTEAFTQWKNLRIVLLALFGLTMGQAVVWYTGQFYTLFFLTQTLKVDGTSANIMVAVALLIGTPFFLFFGSLSDKIGRKPIIMAGCLIAALTYFPLFHALAHYANPTLEAATAKSPISVIANPDECSFQFNPVGTSKFTSSCDIAKSALSKSGLNYENVAAPAGTIAQIKVGDTVVDTYDGKAADAKEKGAAFDKTLAGTLKSAGYPAKADPALINWPMAIVILTIMMIYVTMVYGPIAAMLVEMFPARIRYTSMSLPYHIGNGWFGGFLPATAFAIVAAKGNIFSGLWYPIVIALVTFVIGMLFVKETRGSAVYDSD, encoded by the coding sequence ATGGCAACGGTTGAGGGGCGCATTTCCCACGCACCGATGACGAGCGAAGAACGGCGCGTGATTTTCGCGTCATCGCTAGGCACGGTGTTCGAGTGGTATGACTTTTATCTGGCGGGCTCGCTTGCCATCTATATAAGCAGGACGTTCTTCTCCGGCGTCAATCCGACGGCCGCTTTCATTTTCACCTTGCTCGGCTTTGCGGCGGGTTTTGCCGTGCGTCCTTTCGGCGCGATTGTGTTCGGGCGTCTCGGCGATATGGTCGGGCGCAAGTACACCTTCCTAGTGACAATTGTGATCATGGGTCTTTCCACATTCGTGGTCGGGCTGCTACCTGGATACGGCACGATCGGCATAGCCGCGCCCGTGCTCTTCATCGCGATGCGGCTGCTGCAAGGGCTCGCGCTCGGCGGGGAATACGGAGGAGCGGCGACTTACGTCGCGGAACATGCGCCCGCCAACAAACGCGGCGCGTGGACTGCGTGGATCCAGACCACGGCTACGCTTGGGCTTTTCATCTCGCTGCTCGTGATCCTGATCGTACGGACTTCTGTCGGTGAGGAAACGTTCGGGGCGTGGGGCTGGCGCGTGCCGTTCCTGGTGTCGATCGTGCTGCTCGGTGTCTCCGTGTGGATTCGGCTGAAACTGCACGAATCGCCGGTGTTCGAGCGCATCAAGGCGGAGGGCAAGACGTCGAAAGCGCCGCTGACCGAAGCGTTCACCCAGTGGAAGAATCTCAGGATCGTGCTGCTCGCGCTGTTCGGGCTGACGATGGGACAGGCCGTGGTTTGGTACACGGGCCAGTTCTACACACTGTTTTTCCTGACGCAGACGCTGAAGGTTGATGGCACGAGCGCCAATATCATGGTGGCGGTGGCGTTGTTGATCGGGACGCCGTTCTTCCTGTTCTTCGGGTCGCTCTCGGACAAGATCGGGCGTAAGCCGATCATCATGGCCGGATGCCTGATTGCCGCGCTGACGTACTTCCCGCTCTTCCACGCACTGGCTCACTACGCGAATCCGACGCTGGAAGCCGCGACGGCCAAGTCGCCCATCAGCGTGATTGCCAATCCGGACGAGTGTTCGTTCCAGTTCAACCCGGTGGGGACATCGAAGTTCACGAGCTCCTGCGATATTGCCAAGAGCGCGTTGTCGAAGTCCGGCTTGAACTACGAGAACGTGGCGGCGCCAGCCGGGACAATCGCGCAGATCAAGGTGGGCGACACGGTGGTGGATACGTATGACGGCAAGGCCGCCGATGCGAAGGAGAAAGGCGCCGCGTTCGACAAGACGCTGGCGGGCACGCTGAAGTCGGCGGGTTATCCGGCGAAGGCTGATCCGGCGCTGATCAACTGGCCGATGGCTATTGTGATCCTGACCATCATGATGATCTACGTGACGATGGTCTATGGGCCTATCGCCGCGATGCTCGTTGAGATGTTCCCGGCGCGGATCCGGTACACGTCGATGTCGCTGCCTTATCACATTGGCAATGGCTGGTTCGGCGGGTTCTTGCCGGCGACGGCGTTTGCTATCGTGGCCGCGAAGGGGAATATTTTCTCGGGGCTGTGGTATCCGATTGTGATCGCCTTGGTGACGTTCGTGATCGGGATGCTGTTTGTTAAGGAGACGAGGGGGTCGGCGGTTTATGACTCGGATTGA